The Candidatus Abyssobacteria bacterium SURF_5 nucleotide sequence CGCGTAGAAGACGCGTTTTTTTTCTGAATCGGCGGTCCATTGCCTGTAGCACATGAGAGAGAGCAGCAGGAATGCGAGAAACATCGAGTTTCCACGGGCTGAAATCCAGGAGACCGCCTCGGTCTGTACGGGATGCAGGAGAAACAGCAGCGAGACGAAAAACGCGTACACACTGTGGCCGAACAACTGGCGGAAGAAGAGATACACCAGTAATCCGCAGACGGCGTGCAACAGTATGTTCACGGCGTGATATGAAGCGGGGCTGTAGCCGTTCAGCGCGTAATTCAATGCGAAGCTGATGGCGGCGAACGGTCGATAGATGACGTATTCGCCTTTATTGGAGAACGACTCCCGGTCGAGGAAGAATCTCAGCGGGTGCGATAACGTGCGAATCGAGGGATTTTCCACGATGAAAGGGTAATCGTCGTAAACAAATTCGGCGGAAAAATTATGGGAGTAGGCCAGAAGCGCCGTAACGAGGAGCAACACCAGCGGGAGGACCTGCCGCAGTCTCAGATTTCTGCTTTCCGGCGTTCGGGCCAAATTTTTCCAGTTGTTGTTCATTGAAGTGCTTTTTCTGCCGATTCGGAAATGGCCAATTTTTCTTCCAGAACGGCAAGCAACTCCGCCACCGTGGACTGACCGGGACTCTTTTCCAATGCTTGCCGGCAGGCAAGCGCCGCGTGTGAATACATTTTTTTCTGCATATAAAGCACCGCAAGCTTATTGTAGCATGCGCCGGCGTCTTTGATCCCGGCGGCCAATCCTCGCTGCAAAGTTTCGTACGCTTCGGCGAAGCGCCCGCTCCTCATCAGGAGAATCGCCAGCCGGTTGATAGCCGATGGATCATTCGGATGAATTAAGAGAGAAGCCTTCAGGCTGAGGATTTCCGAATTCGGCCTCGGATAGATCTCGAGCGTGTCGCCGAGCATGATCCTGTTCCCTTCATAGTAAATGCGATAATCGCGAAAGGGCGAATGCTCGATCAAGAGGAAATCGCGCTCGTATCGCTGAATGATGTCCAGCGCTTCAGCGAGAGCGCCGCGCTCCTCGAGGATGGCGGCGAGGTTTGCCCATCCTTCGCAGAAATCAGGCTCGAGTTCCAGCGCCGCGCGCACTTCGCGCTCGGCTTCTGAGAGGTTGCCTTCGGCCCAGAGGAAAACTCCGCGGTTGTTGTGGACCTTGTACTCATCTTCGAGGTCGGCGGGCGGGCGCGGCGTTCGCGCATACGAGTGGAACGTGTCCTGAACCATCGCCTGCTTCTGAAATGTTTTGCTTGCCGCGGTGTCGCCTTTAAGGGCGGCGAGAAACGAGAGGTTGCCTAAAGCATCCAGCCTGAGCGGATGCGATTCCGGCACTAATGCGAAGGCATTGAACGCTTCGTCCAGATGCCCGAGTCCCATGTTCGCCAAGCCTAGGGTGTACAGCGCCTCCGAAAGCTGCGGCTGTTTTTCAAGCGCCGCCTCCGCCAGCCGCCGGGCTCTATGGAGGCGATCATCGGCATAAGCGAAAGCAGCGAGATAATATTCGTCCGGCAGGCGGCGCTTATCGGGCGCGCGCGCGGCAACGTGTTTTTCATCGAGATCATAAACCAGCCAAGAGTACCCGATATGGGCGACAGGCTCGAACTCTCGCAGCCATGCATGGATATCGTCTCTACTGAAGCAATCCTGCAGCGTGGTCGCATTAACAAGGATTCGTCCGGGCACCGGCAGAATACCGGGATTCACGGCGACCGGAACGGTCGACTTGCGGGCAAATGCCACGGCCTGCTCGTAATCCTGTCCCCAGTCCAGGTTCGAATCGGAGAGCCATTTGTATCCCCTTTTCGGCCCGCCGATCAGCATGCTGAAATACGAGAGATGATGCGGGTGAAACCATATTGCCGGCGCAATGTAGAGAGCGATGAGAGTGCCGACTGCAATCCGCTTTCCGCCGCTCGAAAAGAGAGCGGGGACCGCGCCCGCCAGAATAAAAAGAGGCGGCAAAGCGACGATAATATATCTGAAACCGGCCTGGCTGCGGCTGAGGAGGCTGTGGCTCGCTATTATCGCTATCGACGATGACGCCAACAGAAGCTGAGCCGTTTTTCGCCGCCTGTCGCCATTGCGCAAAGACGCGAAGACAGTCAATCCCATCATCGGCCAGAATGCAAGCGGTATCTTCAAGAGGAGCGCGAGCGGGAAGTAGTACCACCAGCCGTTTGTGGATCTCATTCCCGCCAGAAACGAAGAATGCCCCACCTCTGCGATGTGTTTCTGGGCGTCAAATCCGCGCACAAACGGATAGGGCGCCGGCACCGGAATCCAGTCTGTCAGCGGGTTGTGCGACAGTCTTGCCAGCAAGCGGCTCTGGTAATGATATTCGCCAAGCTGGAAGAAAGAGCCGGAGAACCCATAGCCTGCATTCAGAACGACAATTGCGACTGCAAAAATCATGGCGATCGCCGCAACAAGTTTCAGAGGTCTGACAGCGGCGGGTTCGACTTCATCCGGACGCCGCCGCCAAAACAGTGCGATTGCGAGAGCAAGCGCCGGCAGCAGCGCGAACCAGATGACCGCGGAGTACTTGGCCAAAAGAGAAAGACCCATGCTGAGGCCGCAGGCCAAAATCCAGCGACTCCCGCCGTCGCACAGGAACTTCCAGAAGAAGTAGAGCGTAAGAAGGCTGAAACAGGCATAGATGATATCGGTCGTGATAAGGGAAGAGTGCGCGAGAATATTTGAATTGAACACATACAGCGCGAGGGCGGCCAGCCCGCCTTCCGCGCCGAAGAGGTCTCGCGCCCAAACGAAAATCAACAGCCCCAGGATTAGTGAGTACGGAAGCATGGTTACGCGCGCCCAGCGCAGCCGCTGCAGTTCCCCCGAAAACTGGAACGGCTTCAGAAGGAAGCCATGTGTATAGAAAGAAAGAGGAGCATGCACGACGCTCATCTCGGTCCGCCATCCCTCCCCCGACGCGAGCTGTTGTCCGATCTGAAGGAATTTTGGTTCGTCGTATGTCGGGGAATATCGGTAGATGTTTTGCAGGCAGAGGCCGGCAAAAACGGCGAGAAGCGCTGCGGCAAGGGTAAGAGGAATTCGCTGATTCAAATTGTGGATGTGCGAAGGCTTCATAAGTGTTTACGTTTTATCTTCCCGCTGCCGCCGGCTGAAAAGCAAGATTGATTTCTCCGCCAGTGTTTGCTTTCCTGGATTCCTGCGTTCGCAGGAATGACGGGAATGGGGCTTCTTTGAAAGTTTTCGGTTCATTGAACGTGTTGCCTCTTCAGCCCCTATATCCCCCTCCCTCAGGGTCGCAGACCGAGGGGAGAATTCTTTCTTATGAAAGCTTCGGATGCCGTATCAGAATATTTTCCCTCGACGCCTCGCGCTCACGGGGTCGTGCAGGCGCAACGCAGGAAACGTGAACGATGAATACGATGGAAATGGTTGTGTGCGGGCGCGGGTGAAATAAGAGAGATTTTCTTCAAGCATGCGGGGCGTCTTACCCCTCAATTTGTGTTACAGCGGAAAACGAAATGATCATGGGCGAACATAGTATCGGGATGGCCGATCGTCTTTCAGCGGAGCCGCTTCACCGGTTCGTGCGCGAAGCGATTAGCCGCCGCCGATCAGAACGGAAATTCCCGCAGCCTCGAATTGCACTTTTATTGCGGCGACATCTTCGTCGGAGAGCGGTTCGAGATTCAGCGGCTCCAAGGTGGAATCTATCCGCTCGAGCTTGGATTCCCCCATCTTATGGTACGGCAGCAAATGGATCCGGTCGTGCTCGAACTCGCTCAGCAGATCGATAATATCTAAAACATTTTCCGATGTTGCGGTCATCCCCGGCACCAGCGGAACCCGGAACACCATGTTTGCAGAGGACTCCACCAGCTTTCGCGCATTTGTGAGGATTGAGCGATTGCCGGCGCCAGTATGGCGCCTATGTGCTTTTGCATCGATTATTTTGAGATCGAAATGGATGAGATCGAGATATGGGAGGAGTTGCTCCAGCTTGCTCCATGCGCACGATCCGCATGTTTCCATCACGGTATGAAGGTCCGCCGCTTTTGCCGCTTTCAGAAAATCGAGCA carries:
- a CDS encoding phospholipid carrier-dependent glycosyltransferase translates to MKPSHIHNLNQRIPLTLAAALLAVFAGLCLQNIYRYSPTYDEPKFLQIGQQLASGEGWRTEMSVVHAPLSFYTHGFLLKPFQFSGELQRLRWARVTMLPYSLILGLLIFVWARDLFGAEGGLAALALYVFNSNILAHSSLITTDIIYACFSLLTLYFFWKFLCDGGSRWILACGLSMGLSLLAKYSAVIWFALLPALALAIALFWRRRPDEVEPAAVRPLKLVAAIAMIFAVAIVVLNAGYGFSGSFFQLGEYHYQSRLLARLSHNPLTDWIPVPAPYPFVRGFDAQKHIAEVGHSSFLAGMRSTNGWWYYFPLALLLKIPLAFWPMMGLTVFASLRNGDRRRKTAQLLLASSSIAIIASHSLLSRSQAGFRYIIVALPPLFILAGAVPALFSSGGKRIAVGTLIALYIAPAIWFHPHHLSYFSMLIGGPKRGYKWLSDSNLDWGQDYEQAVAFARKSTVPVAVNPGILPVPGRILVNATTLQDCFSRDDIHAWLREFEPVAHIGYSWLVYDLDEKHVAARAPDKRRLPDEYYLAAFAYADDRLHRARRLAEAALEKQPQLSEALYTLGLANMGLGHLDEAFNAFALVPESHPLRLDALGNLSFLAALKGDTAASKTFQKQAMVQDTFHSYARTPRPPADLEDEYKVHNNRGVFLWAEGNLSEAEREVRAALELEPDFCEGWANLAAILEERGALAEALDIIQRYERDFLLIEHSPFRDYRIYYEGNRIMLGDTLEIYPRPNSEILSLKASLLIHPNDPSAINRLAILLMRSGRFAEAYETLQRGLAAGIKDAGACYNKLAVLYMQKKMYSHAALACRQALEKSPGQSTVAELLAVLEEKLAISESAEKALQ